The Longimicrobium sp. region GGCGCCCGCCGTTCGCCGTTTCGGGACCAATCTCTCGTCCCCTTCCCTCCCCCGATCCGACCCATGGACCAACTCTTCCGGCGGAAGCCCATCAGCGAGGTGCGCGGCGACCACGTGGACCCGCAGACGGAGGTGGAGACGGGGCTGCGGCGCTCGCTGGGCGTGTGGCAGCTCACCGCGCTGGGCATCGGCGGCATCATCGGCGCGGGGATCTTCTCCGGCGCGGGCACGGCCATCTCCGGCGGGCCCAACCACCTGGGCGCGGGGCCGGGGCTGGTCGTCTCGTACATCCTGGTGGCCATCGCCTGCGGCTTCGCGGCGCTGTGCTACGCCGAGTTCGCGTCGCTCATCCCCCAGGCCGGCAGCGCGTACACCTACGCCTACGCCACGCTGGGCGAGCTGGTGGCGTGGATCATCGGGTGGGACCTGATCATCGAGTACGCGGTGGGGAACATCGCGGTCGCCGTCTCCTGGTCGGCGTACTTCGACACGCTGATGCGCGGCTTCGGCATCCACTTCCCCGCCTGGCTGGTGACGGACCCGCGCACGGCGGTGCAGGGCTTCCACGCGCTGCAGGCCAATCCCCAGCTGACCGACGGGGCCACGCTCGAGGCCGCGCGCGCGTGGACCACGGCGCCCCACATCGCCGGGCTGCCGGTGATCTTCAACCTTCCCGCGGTGCTGATCGTGGCGCTGATCACCTGGGTGCTGGTGATCGGCATCCGCGAGAGCGCGTGGACCAACACGGTGATGGTGCTGCTGAAGCTGGGGATCCTGGCGTTCTTCATCGCCATCGGCGCGGTGTGGGTGCAGCCCGAGAACTGGCATCCGTTCATGCCCAACGGCTGGCAGGGCGTGTTCACCGGCGCGTCGCTCATCTTCTTCGCCTACATCGGCTTCGACGCCGTCTCCACTGCGGCTGAGGAGGCCAGGGACCCGCAACGCGACATGCCGCGGGCGATGATGCTGTCGCTGGCCGTGACGTCGGTCATCTACATCGTGGTGACGCTGGTGATGACGGGGCTGATGCCGTGGAAC contains the following coding sequences:
- a CDS encoding amino acid permease, giving the protein MDQLFRRKPISEVRGDHVDPQTEVETGLRRSLGVWQLTALGIGGIIGAGIFSGAGTAISGGPNHLGAGPGLVVSYILVAIACGFAALCYAEFASLIPQAGSAYTYAYATLGELVAWIIGWDLIIEYAVGNIAVAVSWSAYFDTLMRGFGIHFPAWLVTDPRTAVQGFHALQANPQLTDGATLEAARAWTTAPHIAGLPVIFNLPAVLIVALITWVLVIGIRESAWTNTVMVLLKLGILAFFIAIGAVWVQPENWHPFMPNGWQGVFTGASLIFFAYIGFDAVSTAAEEARDPQRDMPRAMMLSLAVTSVIYIVVTLVMTGLMPWNQMGNADPLASAFAARGYHWAAGIISFGAIIAMASVLLVFQLGQPRIFFSMARDGLLPPFAAKLHPRFRTPHVTTILTGAFVAFFAAFANINEVIELTNIGTLFAFVLVAIGVMVLRLREPERHRPFRTPLVWVVAPAAIVSCGFLMYQLPGLTWARFGIWLAVGLVIYFLYGYRKSVLRNRETPAS